One Scleropages formosus chromosome 8, fSclFor1.1, whole genome shotgun sequence DNA window includes the following coding sequences:
- the rdh8a gene encoding retinol dehydrogenase 8a — MASDGQKVVLITGCSSGIGLRVAVLLAKDDRKRYHVIATMRDTKRKDKLLEAAGDTYGKTLTLQTLDVCSEESVKQCINSIKDRRVDILINNAGIGLLGPVESISIEEMKKVFETNFFGMVRMIKEVMPDMKMRRSGHIIVMSSVMGLQGVVFNDVYTASKFAMEGFCESLAVQLLKFNVNVSMIEPGPVHTEFEVKMMQDVAKMEYPGADADTVRYFKDVYLPSSLDIFEAMGQSPEDIARCIKKVIEARRPRFRNLTNSLYTPIVAMKYADETGGLSVHTFYNLLFNFGPLMHITMNILKCLTCSCLRRRTISPN, encoded by the exons atggccaGCGACGGACAGAAAGTGGTGCTCATCACGGGCTGCTCGTCCGGGATCGGCCTTCGGGTTGCTGTGCTGCTGGCAAAGGACGACAGGAAACGGTACCACG TGATTGCTACCATGAGGGACACAAAAAGGAAAGACAAGCTACTGGAGGCGGCAGGTGACACCTACGGGAAGACATTGACGCTGCAAACGCTGGACGTGTGCAGTGAGGAGTCCGTCAAACAGTGCATCAACAGCATTAAGGACCGCCGCGTGGATATTCTCA TAAATAACGCGGGCATTGGCCTACTGGGGCCAGTGGAGAGCATCAGCATAGAGGAGATGAAGAAGGTGTTTGAGACCAACTTCTTCGGCATGGTTCGCATGATCAAGGAGGTGATGCCTGACATGAAGATGCGTCGCAGTGGCCACATCATCGTGATGAGCAGTGTCATGGGCCTACAGG GTGTGGTGTTTAATGACGTGTACACCGCCTCCAAATTTGCCATGGAGGGCTTCTGCGAGAGTCTGGCCGTACAGCTCCTCAAGTTTAATGTCAA CGTATCAATGATTGAACCTGGACCAGTACACACAGAGTTCGAGGTCAAGATGATGCAGGACGTTGCCAAGATGGAGTACCCCGGGGCTGACGCTGACACCGTGCGCTACTTCAAGGATGTCTACCTACCGTCCTCCCTTGACATCTTCGAGGCCATGGGCCAGAGTCCAGAAGACATCGCCAGG TGCATTAAGAAGGTGATCGAGGCACGTCGCCCGCGTTTCCGGAACCTGACCAACAGCCTGTACACCCCCATCGTGGCCATGAAATACGCTGATGAAACGGGGGGCCTGTCCGTCCACACGTTTTACAATCTGCTGTTTAATTTTGGCCCACTCATGCACATCACCATGAACATCCTCAAGTGCCTGACCTGCAGCTGCCTGCGCAGACGCACCATCTCCCCCAACTGA